The following proteins are encoded in a genomic region of Enterocloster clostridioformis:
- a CDS encoding sugar ABC transporter ATP-binding protein: MDEYILELRNITKRFPGVVALNGVQFQLKQGEIHALMGENGAGKSTLIKVITGVHEPEEGDILINGRKAVFKNTNDSAANSIAAIYQHSTVYPYLSVTENIFIGHESLTKAGSIKWNEMHARAKELLLSLGCGINPRTRMVNLSVAEQQIVEISKAVSSKARIVIMDEPTAALSKRECEELYRITEKLKAEGTSIIFISHRMEDMYRLADRVTVFRDARYIGTWDVDRISKDELISAMVGREVTQLYPKQAVPIGGTALEVKGLTKKGYFKDISFDVKKGEIFGLTGLVGAGRSEVCQGICGLLKPDSGKLYVGGEECIFTHPSQALKKGVGYLPEDRQQQGLILSWELYRNMTLSTLDKYNRLIGIDTGRERQTGKELCEKLQIKAKSIFSRADSLSGGNQQKVVFAKLLNSDVNILLLDEPTKGVDVGAKAQIYSIMSDLAAQGYAIILVSSEMPEVMSMADRIGVMHEGHLAAIFDASHVTQEEILAAAMTAKDEDLKEGA, encoded by the coding sequence GTGGATGAGTATATATTGGAACTCAGGAATATCACGAAGCGTTTTCCAGGCGTAGTTGCTTTAAATGGCGTTCAGTTCCAGCTGAAGCAGGGTGAAATACATGCATTAATGGGTGAAAATGGCGCAGGAAAATCCACACTGATTAAGGTTATTACCGGAGTACATGAGCCGGAAGAGGGAGACATCCTGATTAATGGCAGGAAGGCGGTATTTAAAAATACCAATGATTCGGCAGCCAACAGTATCGCGGCCATTTATCAGCACAGCACGGTCTATCCGTATCTGAGTGTAACAGAAAATATATTTATCGGTCATGAGTCACTGACAAAGGCAGGGTCTATTAAATGGAATGAGATGCATGCCAGGGCAAAGGAGCTTCTGCTCAGTCTGGGATGCGGCATCAATCCCAGGACAAGAATGGTGAATCTAAGTGTGGCGGAGCAGCAGATTGTAGAGATTTCAAAAGCAGTTTCCTCCAAAGCCAGGATTGTCATCATGGATGAGCCAACTGCTGCCCTGTCCAAGCGGGAATGTGAGGAACTGTACCGCATTACGGAAAAGCTAAAGGCCGAGGGAACTTCCATCATATTTATTTCTCACAGAATGGAGGATATGTACAGACTGGCGGACCGGGTCACTGTATTTAGGGATGCCAGATATATAGGTACATGGGATGTGGATAGGATTTCCAAGGATGAGCTGATATCAGCCATGGTTGGACGTGAGGTTACGCAGCTGTATCCGAAACAGGCGGTTCCGATCGGCGGGACGGCCCTTGAAGTAAAAGGACTTACAAAGAAAGGATATTTTAAGGACATCAGCTTTGATGTGAAGAAAGGGGAGATATTCGGACTTACAGGTCTGGTGGGGGCGGGACGTTCCGAGGTATGTCAGGGGATATGCGGTCTTTTAAAGCCGGATTCAGGAAAATTATACGTAGGAGGGGAGGAATGCATCTTTACTCATCCGTCCCAGGCATTAAAGAAGGGGGTGGGCTATCTGCCGGAGGACAGGCAGCAGCAGGGGCTGATTCTCTCGTGGGAGCTGTACAGGAATATGACTCTCTCTACACTGGATAAATATAATCGTTTGATTGGTATTGATACGGGAAGGGAGCGGCAGACGGGAAAGGAGCTTTGTGAGAAGCTTCAGATTAAAGCCAAGAGTATATTTTCCAGAGCGGATTCACTGTCAGGAGGCAATCAGCAGAAAGTGGTATTTGCAAAGCTTCTGAACTCAGATGTGAACATCCTGTTGCTGGATGAGCCCACAAAGGGTGTGGATGTAGGCGCAAAGGCCCAGATATACTCAATTATGTCCGACCTGGCCGCCCAGGGATATGCCATTATTTTGGTCTCTTCCGAGATGCCTGAGGTCATGTCTATGGCAGATAGGATTGGTGTCATGCATGAAGGGCATCTGGCGGCAATTTTTGATGCCTCTCATGTGACTCAGGAGGAGATACTGGCGGCAGCCATGACCGCCAAAGATGAAGATTTGAAAGAGGGAGCGTGA
- a CDS encoding ABC transporter permease, with protein MKSISKDFDLKRFVSHNIRELTLFAILIVISILVQVRTGGRFLSGSNLNDLLRETAILMMVSVGMMMVILTGCIDLSLGSTMGLAGMICALTLRDHRETPIIVIVLIALGIGLLAGLLNGFIVAKLRIFPLIGTLGVCDMLRGLVYVFSKGAWVGQGDMTQEFMSISTGKVLGINNLVFIAIIITIMGYIFLQYFRNGRYMYAVGNDALSAKISGINPVKTKFLAYVINGMIAGLAGMLWICKFGNAQGESCSGYELNVIASVVLGGVFITGGSGKVGGVVLGVLLFGTLNNILPLIQVSSFWQMGIKGFVIIASVVINSITQQHMDKKALQGRD; from the coding sequence ATGAAAAGCATTTCAAAAGACTTTGATTTAAAACGCTTTGTGTCTCACAATATAAGGGAACTTACGCTTTTCGCAATCCTTATTGTCATTTCAATCCTGGTACAGGTAAGGACAGGGGGACGTTTTTTGTCCGGCTCCAACTTAAATGACCTGCTGCGGGAGACTGCCATCCTTATGATGGTATCTGTTGGTATGATGATGGTCATACTGACAGGATGCATTGATTTGTCTCTGGGTTCCACCATGGGTTTGGCAGGGATGATATGTGCCCTGACCTTAAGGGACCACAGGGAGACACCTATTATAGTAATCGTGCTGATAGCATTGGGAATTGGCCTTTTGGCGGGGCTGCTGAATGGTTTTATTGTGGCTAAACTGAGAATCTTTCCACTGATAGGTACTCTGGGGGTATGTGACATGCTGAGAGGCCTGGTGTATGTGTTCAGTAAGGGTGCATGGGTAGGCCAGGGAGATATGACCCAGGAATTCATGAGTATATCCACGGGCAAGGTTTTAGGAATCAACAATCTGGTATTCATAGCAATCATCATAACAATTATGGGGTACATATTCCTGCAGTATTTCAGAAACGGAAGATATATGTATGCAGTTGGAAACGATGCGCTTTCTGCCAAGATAAGCGGTATTAATCCGGTAAAGACTAAATTTCTGGCTTATGTGATTAATGGTATGATAGCGGGCCTGGCAGGAATGCTGTGGATATGTAAGTTCGGCAACGCGCAGGGCGAGTCGTGCAGCGGCTATGAATTAAACGTAATTGCATCCGTGGTATTGGGAGGAGTGTTTATCACCGGAGGTTCCGGAAAAGTGGGCGGCGTGGTATTGGGAGTGCTGCTTTTTGGAACACTGAATAATATTCTGCCATTGATACAGGTTTCTTCATTTTGGCAGATGGGTATCAAAGGTTTTGTCATCATTGCATCTGTTGTAATCAACTCTATTACGCAGCAGCATATGGACAAGAAGGCATTGCAGGGGAGGGATTAA
- a CDS encoding ABC transporter permease, which produces MEGTAKIKSHSLKSVLFQWETMIFVIFIIINIININLSSNYLNFNNMMNNMVVFMDKALMVFTTMMVLLLGEIDISIASIMCLSGCCTGVAFEAGLPIVPAMMAGLLVGAACGFFNGILLVAFPDLNSTIVTLGNQILFRGIAYMILEDKPITSISSKMSFLAWSKVAGIPLILIVFLVQTLVFAFVIHRTKFGRSLYAIGSNAKASRFSGIKTNRIKVLVFTLSGLCAGFAGLFLISKLGSARASIAKGYEMEVIAMAILGGVSTAGGKGKVLGAVLGVFSIGFLRYGLGIVNVSSQILMIIIGALLVVAVAIPNLKEVISESASGGWIRLRVIHNKQK; this is translated from the coding sequence ATGGAAGGAACAGCAAAGATAAAATCCCATTCCTTAAAATCCGTTTTATTCCAATGGGAAACAATGATATTTGTAATATTCATTATCATAAATATAATCAACATCAACCTGTCCAGTAATTATCTGAACTTTAACAATATGATGAACAATATGGTGGTGTTCATGGATAAGGCCCTTATGGTATTTACCACCATGATGGTACTTCTCTTGGGAGAGATAGATATCTCCATAGCGTCCATCATGTGTCTTTCAGGATGCTGCACAGGCGTTGCGTTCGAGGCGGGGCTGCCTATTGTTCCGGCTATGATGGCGGGACTGCTGGTGGGGGCTGCCTGCGGCTTCTTTAACGGGATTTTGCTGGTGGCGTTTCCTGATTTGAATTCCACCATTGTTACGCTGGGCAATCAAATCCTGTTTCGGGGAATTGCCTATATGATACTGGAGGATAAACCCATTACATCCATTTCTTCCAAGATGTCGTTCCTGGCATGGAGCAAGGTGGCGGGGATTCCGTTGATTCTGATTGTATTTCTGGTTCAAACATTGGTATTTGCATTTGTAATTCACAGGACAAAATTTGGACGCTCTCTGTATGCCATTGGAAGCAATGCCAAGGCCAGCAGGTTTTCTGGTATCAAGACCAATCGGATTAAGGTACTGGTGTTTACACTCAGCGGATTGTGCGCGGGTTTTGCGGGGCTTTTCCTTATCTCCAAGCTGGGAAGTGCAAGAGCCAGCATCGCAAAGGGATACGAGATGGAAGTTATAGCAATGGCAATTCTGGGCGGGGTCAGTACCGCGGGAGGAAAGGGCAAGGTTCTGGGCGCTGTTCTGGGGGTGTTTTCAATCGGATTCCTGCGCTATGGCCTTGGAATTGTAAATGTTTCATCGCAGATTCTCATGATTATTATTGGAGCGCTGCTGGTAGTGGCGGTGGCGATTCCAAATTTGAAGGAAGTGATTTCTGAATCTGCCTCAGGCGGGTGGATTAGACTACGTGTCATACATAACAAACAAAAATAA
- a CDS encoding substrate-binding domain-containing protein: MKKRTLSLMLAAAMVLGSLTGCGTGQKEESKETAAVTEAAKAGEDAAAAAAQEAGTQAEDGEKKVYAFVSKTAADPIFLLMFDGYKAACDKLGVEAVYRGADQPTAEKEIEIITQLIAQNVDAITVIGADFNALQPILKQAMSQGIAVNSVDTAVNPESRQVHVEQCSIDEVGRAQMQSALAICKGPGSSGKIGILSANPESQLHADWCKAMLLEVEEHPEDYKNIEVLDIAYGDDLPDKSTSEAQAMLQNNPDLKAIISPTTVGILAAAKVIQDQGSDCKVTGVGLPSEMAPYIENGICYDAYLWNPLDQGALGAYSAHALVTGAATGRVGDIVDAGDLGKFTIEEYYDGGTQVLLGEPLRFDKDNIAQWKDKF; the protein is encoded by the coding sequence ATGAAGAAACGTACATTATCACTTATGCTCGCGGCAGCTATGGTACTGGGGAGCCTGACCGGATGCGGCACCGGGCAGAAGGAAGAGAGCAAAGAAACAGCGGCTGTTACGGAGGCAGCCAAGGCTGGAGAAGATGCGGCCGCTGCAGCGGCACAGGAAGCTGGGACACAGGCAGAAGATGGGGAGAAAAAGGTATATGCATTTGTATCCAAGACAGCAGCGGACCCCATATTCCTTCTGATGTTTGACGGATACAAGGCAGCCTGTGACAAGCTTGGAGTAGAAGCTGTATACCGTGGGGCTGATCAGCCGACAGCGGAAAAGGAAATTGAAATCATTACCCAGCTTATCGCTCAGAACGTAGATGCCATTACAGTGATTGGCGCTGACTTTAATGCACTGCAGCCTATTCTTAAACAGGCAATGTCTCAGGGAATTGCGGTGAATTCCGTGGACACCGCAGTGAACCCTGAAAGCCGTCAGGTACATGTGGAGCAGTGCAGCATTGACGAGGTGGGAAGGGCCCAGATGCAGTCCGCCCTGGCAATCTGCAAAGGACCGGGAAGCTCAGGAAAGATTGGCATACTCTCAGCAAACCCTGAATCCCAGCTTCATGCCGACTGGTGCAAGGCAATGCTTTTGGAGGTTGAGGAACATCCTGAGGACTATAAGAACATCGAAGTGCTGGATATCGCCTATGGCGATGACCTTCCGGATAAATCCACAAGCGAAGCCCAGGCCATGCTTCAGAACAATCCGGACCTTAAGGCAATCATCTCCCCCACGACGGTAGGCATACTGGCAGCGGCCAAGGTGATTCAGGACCAGGGTTCTGACTGCAAGGTAACAGGTGTCGGCCTGCCTTCTGAGATGGCGCCGTATATTGAAAATGGAATCTGCTACGATGCCTATCTGTGGAATCCTCTGGACCAGGGAGCGTTAGGAGCATACTCTGCCCATGCGCTGGTAACAGGAGCTGCAACCGGCAGGGTTGGGGACATTGTGGATGCCGGCGACTTGGGAAAATTCACTATCGAAGAGTACTATGACGGAGGAACTCAGGTACTTTTAGGAGAGCCGCTGCGGTTTGACAAGGATAACATTGCCCAGTGGAAGGATAAATTTTAA
- a CDS encoding TetR/AcrR family transcriptional regulator encodes MPTQRFLKLKEEKKQAILEAAVHEFSRVPYSSASINQIIKEADISRGSFYTYFEDKDDLMRYMLRGFRDNCQERIFRTLKEQEGNPFGTALKLLEAVVDEDHGGLGYKMYRNMLSDLSVVDQNHLFGIKGFLLQDESYREFVQKLYEGIDRERYPIDEENLAYLVDMAMIIIIRAVTLYYKNVVDREKLLEVSKKEMLILEYGVCRNIGS; translated from the coding sequence ATGCCTACACAACGATTTTTGAAACTAAAGGAAGAGAAGAAGCAGGCAATACTGGAGGCAGCGGTCCACGAATTCTCAAGGGTTCCTTATTCATCTGCATCCATTAACCAGATTATCAAGGAGGCAGACATATCCAGGGGAAGCTTTTATACATATTTTGAAGATAAGGACGACCTGATGCGGTATATGCTCAGAGGCTTCAGGGATAACTGCCAGGAGAGAATCTTCAGAACCCTGAAGGAGCAGGAGGGGAATCCCTTTGGAACCGCCCTTAAGCTGCTGGAGGCAGTGGTGGATGAGGACCATGGCGGTTTGGGCTACAAGATGTACAGGAACATGCTGTCGGATTTAAGCGTGGTGGACCAGAACCATTTATTTGGAATCAAGGGTTTTTTGCTTCAGGATGAGTCCTATCGTGAGTTCGTCCAGAAGCTTTATGAAGGAATTGACAGGGAACGTTATCCCATTGATGAAGAGAACCTGGCATATCTGGTGGATATGGCCATGATTATTATCATCAGAGCCGTAACGCTGTATTATAAGAATGTGGTGGACCGGGAAAAACTTCTGGAAGTGTCAAAGAAGGAAATGCTCATATTGGAATACGGTGTATGCCGGAACATCGGAAGCTGA
- a CDS encoding TolC family protein, producing MKNLKNRKYGYRAAAVLSAITMAGAMPITSFARNASKPDDAHVIAEPPAPDINKDLSPEFAYSEDKWASLRDNVLEFGELKDLVHEYNPTVRSNRSTYKDQKGKDLNAAYDDYMDDIDAIWNNADSDDDVAWATARFQVGVLQQQADNNYQDADMEKIQYDQTEAGLVYQAQQLMVTYEQSRYNMENLQSARNLLKAQYEATVARQAAGMATQADVLSALKSVQDQDTAILSAQKSADNVHRSLCLMLGWAVDGQPEIRDVPEPDLNRIASMNPEADMETAISNNYDVKYYEKKAGNLTSQYLIESNQAQLQDARDKAAKSLRNQYNTVLTNRDSLNAAVMALDVAFVNLNTATAKRAVGEITELEYQSALNSYVSAKNSVETDKLQLLLAMEAYDWNVKGLTTSN from the coding sequence ATGAAAAATTTAAAGAACAGGAAATATGGGTACAGGGCGGCAGCTGTTCTGTCAGCCATCACCATGGCCGGAGCAATGCCCATAACATCATTTGCAAGGAATGCAAGCAAGCCGGATGATGCCCATGTTATCGCAGAGCCGCCTGCACCGGATATTAACAAGGATTTAAGCCCTGAATTCGCATACAGTGAGGATAAATGGGCATCCCTCAGGGATAATGTGCTCGAATTCGGGGAGTTAAAGGATTTAGTGCACGAGTACAACCCAACGGTCCGCAGCAACCGGTCTACCTATAAGGATCAGAAGGGCAAGGACCTGAATGCGGCCTATGATGATTATATGGATGACATTGATGCCATCTGGAATAATGCAGACAGCGACGACGACGTGGCATGGGCCACTGCCAGGTTCCAGGTTGGCGTGCTCCAGCAGCAGGCCGACAATAACTATCAGGATGCCGACATGGAAAAGATTCAGTATGACCAGACAGAGGCAGGACTTGTGTATCAGGCCCAGCAGCTCATGGTGACTTATGAGCAGTCACGGTATAATATGGAAAATCTTCAAAGCGCCAGAAATCTGCTTAAGGCCCAGTACGAGGCAACCGTGGCCCGTCAGGCCGCCGGCATGGCAACCCAGGCAGATGTGCTGAGCGCGTTAAAGAGCGTACAGGACCAGGATACGGCCATTTTGTCTGCGCAGAAGTCTGCTGACAATGTCCACAGAAGCCTTTGCCTGATGCTGGGATGGGCGGTGGACGGACAGCCTGAGATTAGGGATGTGCCGGAGCCGGATTTGAACCGGATTGCTTCCATGAATCCGGAAGCTGATATGGAGACTGCCATCTCAAACAATTACGATGTGAAATATTATGAGAAGAAGGCCGGCAACCTGACCAGCCAGTATCTGATTGAGTCCAATCAGGCACAGCTTCAGGATGCAAGAGACAAAGCGGCCAAATCTCTTAGAAACCAGTACAATACAGTGCTTACCAACCGGGATTCCCTGAACGCGGCCGTGATGGCCCTGGATGTTGCCTTCGTTAACCTGAACACGGCCACGGCCAAGAGGGCGGTAGGCGAGATTACAGAGCTGGAATACCAGAGCGCGCTTAACAGCTATGTGTCCGCCAAGAACAGTGTGGAGACAGATAAGCTTCAGCTTCTGCTGGCCATGGAAGCCTATGATTGGAATGTAAAAGGTCTCACAACCTCCAATTAG
- a CDS encoding TolC family protein: MNMNRRKGLMALSLAAVMTAGSTAVALADEPGVVPGEAYTEAMARLQDSHMEYDELTELIKNYYAPIKSAYSMIDTMEEDQGSIATAMRVVADDYMSQADQLADVLGSGNPAVMQVVGGARMLRSSAGSMDRAIERSKSSRSVDRQVNMIVSGAETLMNQYEYYLAQRTVVAKALEIARTAQAIQQTMQAQGLAVDADVLSAAAQLSSAKSQLESIDAGIDQIYKTLCYYTGWDKGADTVIGPVPAADPSVIGTLDLASDKETAVNNNYSLISMRSGSGAGMSDFQVRTTKGMTQKANKMRTVDYSEDQLRSDMQTLYDTILEKNAAYDSASTAYQSAQLTWNAAQIQRQNGTLSQIQFMQQELAYLQAQSGFKCADLNLQQALRNYQWAVKGVSVSAG, encoded by the coding sequence ATGAACATGAACAGACGAAAAGGTCTCATGGCTTTGTCACTGGCAGCCGTGATGACGGCGGGCAGCACAGCCGTGGCACTGGCCGATGAGCCGGGGGTGGTGCCGGGTGAGGCGTACACAGAAGCCATGGCCCGTCTCCAGGACAGCCACATGGAGTACGATGAATTGACAGAACTTATAAAGAATTACTATGCCCCCATAAAAAGCGCATATTCCATGATTGATACCATGGAGGAGGACCAGGGAAGCATTGCAACGGCCATGCGCGTGGTGGCTGATGATTATATGTCCCAGGCAGACCAGCTGGCAGATGTGTTGGGCAGCGGAAATCCCGCTGTCATGCAGGTGGTGGGGGGAGCCAGGATGCTGCGTTCCAGCGCAGGCTCCATGGATCGCGCCATTGAGCGCAGCAAGTCCAGCAGGAGTGTGGACCGCCAGGTGAACATGATTGTGTCCGGCGCGGAAACCCTGATGAACCAGTATGAGTATTATCTGGCTCAGAGAACCGTGGTAGCCAAGGCATTGGAGATAGCCCGGACAGCCCAGGCCATACAGCAGACCATGCAGGCCCAGGGGCTTGCGGTGGATGCAGATGTGCTTTCGGCGGCAGCCCAGCTGTCCTCGGCAAAATCCCAGCTGGAGAGTATAGACGCGGGAATTGACCAGATATATAAGACGCTTTGCTACTATACCGGATGGGACAAAGGCGCGGATACTGTCATTGGCCCGGTTCCGGCAGCCGACCCGTCGGTTATCGGAACCCTGGATCTGGCATCTGACAAGGAAACCGCGGTGAACAATAATTACAGCCTGATCAGCATGCGGAGCGGCTCAGGGGCGGGAATGAGCGATTTCCAGGTCCGCACCACCAAAGGAATGACACAGAAGGCAAACAAGATGCGTACCGTGGACTATTCAGAGGATCAGCTCCGTTCTGATATGCAGACACTGTACGACACCATACTGGAGAAAAATGCGGCCTATGATTCAGCTTCCACTGCTTACCAGAGCGCCCAGCTCACATGGAATGCAGCGCAGATTCAGAGGCAGAACGGCACGCTGAGTCAGATTCAGTTCATGCAGCAGGAGCTGGCGTATCTCCAGGCACAGTCCGGGTTTAAGTGTGCAGACCTGAATCTCCAGCAGGCACTGCGAAATTATCAGTGGGCTGTAAAAGGCGTCAGCGTAAGCGCCGGTTAA
- a CDS encoding HPr family phosphocarrier protein — MLTKQVDSRERVFRPIPISYLIQTANQFDCDIFVTSDKHTANVKQYDEVKNLRMTGFLTFYFKGSDETEAEDRIQKILWEDNEG, encoded by the coding sequence ATGTTAACGAAACAAGTTGACAGCAGGGAACGGGTCTTTAGGCCAATTCCCATTTCTTATTTGATTCAGACAGCAAATCAATTTGACTGCGATATTTTTGTCACCAGCGATAAGCATACAGCGAATGTCAAGCAATATGACGAAGTAAAGAATCTTAGAATGACAGGTTTTCTGACTTTTTACTTTAAGGGAAGTGACGAGACAGAGGCCGAGGACAGGATTCAGAAGATTCTGTGGGAGGATAATGAAGGATAA